In Drosophila teissieri strain GT53w chromosome 2R, Prin_Dtei_1.1, whole genome shotgun sequence, the following proteins share a genomic window:
- the LOC122614231 gene encoding ficolin-1, translated as MKPICFALCVFSLGLFYFASAEVGENVEIQTYKKYSSSCKELNPKKSGVQKIQVGSDVIEVYCDVTIAGKGWLVVQRRVSVEENFFRNWTSYQTGFGDLKGNFFIGLDNLNKISSLQAQELYIELVDFAGEKRYAHYNVFHVGNVYSNYTITQLGAYSGTAGDSLSYHLYQPFSTFDRDNDNATINCAAKYMGSWWYRDCLSSNLNGAYLAGNHTDPALFGSGIVWGEWKGFTYSYKTVNIMVRPK; from the exons ATGAAACCCATTTGCTTCGCACTCTGCGTCTTTTCGCTGGGTCTTTTCTACTTCGCCAGTGCTGAGGTCGGTGAAAATGTGGAGATCCAAACGTACAAGAAGTACTCTTCCTCCTGCAAGGAGCTGAACCCCAAGAAGAGCGGCGTTCAGAAGATCCAAGTGGGTTCCGATGTAATCGAAGTGTACTGCGATGTGACAATCGCCGGAAAGGGCTGGTTGGTCGTCCAGCGAAGAGTCAGTGTGGAGGAGAACTTCTTCCGCAATTGGACCTCTTATCAGACGGGTTTCGGTGACCTAAAGGGTAACTTCTTCATCGGCTTGGATAATCTGAACAAGATCTCGTCCCTGCAAGCCCAAGAGTTGTACATTGAGTTGGTGGACTTTGCTGGCGAGAAGCGGTATGCCCACTACAATGTCTTCCACGTGGGCAACGTGTACAGTAACTACACGATAACACAGCTGGGCGCGTACAGTGGAACCGCCGGAGACAGTCTGAGCTATCATCTGTACCAGCCTTTCAGCACCTTCGACAGGGATAACGACAATGCCACCATCAACTGTGCCGCCAAATACATGGGATCTTGGTGGTACAGGGATTGTCTTAGCAG CAATCTGAACGGTGCTTATCTGGCTGGAAACCACACCGATCCCGCCCTGTTTGGCTCTGGAATCGTTTGGGGCGAGTGGAAGGGCTTCACATACAGCTACAAAACTGTTAACATTATGGTGCGACCAAAATAA
- the LOC122614324 gene encoding uncharacterized protein LOC122614324 has translation MPTILCCYKYFGLVSFELKFNIKSNEIHSEYNPTIFMRIRGVLAMYLMFLRLLFHCTTGHIWRHRSLHKRMINPRELLSEFAAIKEPGTGDVALKISGSSVALYENGGALPGPGAGTGPSKAPSNKDCDMHTKCNVKAIITPGDPKQKSSMIAMKAAQDAKAASEAQSAAGQAAAQHIKMELADKAFQSAKAAEAALMGKQMMVDQLEQEVQEASAVVEEETNSIHHTEANMNAAVDAVKVAVQQFETINELQRTSRESLANIQTVAMGSQQEMAAKTQLLEAARNRLAMLQKQLVSAHDDYEKTKQAAYKAACAAVEAKQRAGPPLPQYYIF, from the exons ATGCCTACTATCCTTTgttgttataaatattttgggtTAGTAAGCTTTGAACTGAAATTCAACATCAAATCGAATGAAATCCATAGCGAATACAATCCAACTATCTTCATGCGAATACGAGGAGTATTGGCCATGTATCTGATGTTCCTTCGCCTGCTCTTCCACTGCACCACCGGTCACATATGG CGACACAGATCCCTGCACAAGCGAATGATCAATCCCCGTGAGCTCTTAAGCGAGTTTGCTGCAATCAAGGAACCAGGAACCGGCGATGTTGCTCTAAAGATTTCTGGTAGCTCGGTTGCTTTGTACGAGAATGGAGGAGCGTTGCcaggaccaggagcaggaacaggtCCTTCCAAGGCGCCCTCCAACAAGGATTGCGATATGCACACAAAGTGCAATGTCAAGGCAATCATAACCCCCGGAGATCCCAAGCAAAAGTCCTCGATGATCGCCATGAAAGCTGCCCAGGATGCAAAGGCGGCCAGTGAAGCACAATCGGCCGCTGGCCAGGCGGCAGCCCAACACATCAAGATGGAGCTCGCGGATAAGGCCTTTCAGTCGGCCAAGGCCGCCGAGGCTGCTCTGATGGGCAAGCAGATGATGGTCGatcagctggagcaggaggtCCAGGAAGCCAGTGCCGTGGTCGAGGAGGAGACCAACTCCATTCACCACACGGAGGCCAATATGAATGCCGCCGTGGACGCCGTTAAAGTGGCCGTGCAGCAATTCGAAACGATCAACGAGCTGCAAAGGACCTCCAGGGAGTCACTGGCCAACATCCAGACGGTGGCCATGGGATCGCAGCAGGAAATGGCCGCCAAGACACAGCTCCTGGAGGCCGCTCGCAACCGGTTGGCCATGCTCCAAAAGCAGCTGGTTAGTGCCCACGACGACTATGAGAAGACCAAGCAGGCCGCCTACAAGGCAGCCTGTGCCGCCGTGGAGGCCAAGCAGAGGGCAGGACCCCCACTGCCacaatattatattttttaa
- the LOC122614326 gene encoding uncharacterized protein LOC122614326 — translation MKCLLVAIACLITYSSVGGLVHYMKLEKGQNGCKSPKGAEMAVGDVEQDDKTCGAITCQNTEGDAFVHFCQIPATFAECVDTAVLTDVDFPQCCWTCAAWANCDGGGAAGAEGGAPPPDGAPPADAPPAARSHLKNQKPAATAADTKETTTESEKPRTRGKWGSKRSTTISDESELPEGDLNIRFGGGTPISKFGEDSM, via the exons ATGAAGTGCCTCCTGGTGGCGATAGCCTGCTTGATTACTTACTCCAGTGTAGGTGGCCTCGTGCACTATATGAAACTGGAAAAAGGAC AGAACGGATGCAAGTCCCCCAAGGGTGCAGAGATGGCAGTGGGTGATGTGGAGCAGGATGATAAGACTTGTGGAGCTATAACGTGTCAGAATACGGAAGGAGATGCCTTTGTCCACTT CTGTCAGATACCAGCCACTTTTGCGGAGTGTGTGGATACTGCTGTTCTGACGGACGTGGACTTTCCACAATGCTGTTGGACATGTGCCGCTTGGGCGAACTGTGATGGCGGCggtgcagcaggagcagaaggaggagcaccTCCTCCCGACGGAGCCCCTCCAGCGGACGCACCACCCGCGGCAAGAAGCCATCTAAAGAATCAAAAACCCGCGGCAACTGCAGCTGATACAAAGGAAACTACTACAGAAAGTGAAAAACCACGCACCAGGGGAAAATGGGGCTCCAAGAGGAGCACCACCATTTCCGATGAATCCGAGTTACCCGAGGGAGATCTCAATATAAGGTTTGGCGGTGGCACACCGATCTCCAAGTTTGGCGAAGACAGCATGTAA